Proteins from a single region of Akkermansiaceae bacterium:
- a CDS encoding efflux RND transporter periplasmic adaptor subunit, with product MKSTAASLFLALSAIHSATAQQPAEVRTAHPAAPEGEVVLQATGRTAPAKQARLFSRATGIISERRVDIGDRVKEGDILAVIAAPEILHGIDAAKAKVEQMKARKELAAALLSRGESLAASNAFSKETLDERRSTTKTAEADLLAAEADLRSLEEMQRFLIIRAPFDGTITARRVDTGDHVIGDQASENAWLFDIAQLKELRMVLFVPPATALRIHNGEDASVHFSDIPGREFSGKVSRSSGMIDSVSGTMQVELTLPNADFTLPAGLSGIAKIKSQAANAVLMIPSNAVANRDGIPNVALVENGKVKFQAIKPGRTIGPKIEILSGITAEGQVIISPNSLLRDGDPVNATPMAVAVKKGS from the coding sequence ATGAAATCCACCGCCGCATCCCTGTTCCTCGCGCTTTCCGCGATCCACAGTGCGACCGCCCAGCAACCGGCCGAAGTCCGCACCGCCCACCCCGCCGCTCCGGAGGGCGAAGTCGTGCTTCAGGCGACCGGACGCACCGCTCCGGCGAAGCAAGCCCGCCTTTTCTCCCGCGCCACCGGCATCATCAGCGAGCGCCGCGTCGATATCGGCGACCGGGTGAAGGAAGGGGACATCCTCGCCGTCATCGCCGCCCCTGAGATTCTCCACGGGATCGACGCCGCGAAAGCGAAGGTGGAACAGATGAAGGCCCGCAAGGAACTGGCCGCAGCCCTGCTTTCCCGCGGTGAATCCCTCGCCGCCAGCAACGCCTTTTCAAAAGAGACTCTGGACGAACGGCGCTCCACCACCAAAACCGCCGAGGCGGACCTGCTCGCCGCCGAAGCGGATCTGCGCTCGCTGGAGGAAATGCAGCGCTTCCTGATCATCCGCGCGCCCTTCGACGGCACCATCACGGCACGCCGCGTGGACACCGGGGATCATGTGATCGGGGACCAGGCATCGGAGAACGCCTGGCTCTTTGACATCGCGCAGTTGAAGGAACTCCGCATGGTCCTTTTCGTTCCGCCTGCGACCGCCCTGCGGATCCACAATGGCGAGGATGCGAGCGTCCATTTCAGCGACATCCCGGGCCGGGAGTTTTCCGGAAAAGTCAGCCGGTCCAGCGGCATGATCGACAGCGTCTCCGGCACCATGCAGGTGGAACTCACCCTTCCGAACGCGGATTTCACCCTGCCAGCGGGACTTTCCGGCATCGCCAAAATCAAATCGCAGGCGGCAAACGCGGTTCTCATGATCCCGTCGAATGCCGTCGCCAACCGCGACGGCATTCCGAACGTCGCCTTGGTGGAGAACGGCAAGGTGAAATTCCAGGCCATCAAGCCGGGCCGCACCATCGGGCCGAAAATTGAGATCCTTTCCGGCATCACCGCGGAAGGCCAGGTCATCATCAGCCCGAACTCCCTGCTGCGCGACGGAGATCCCGTGAACGCCACTCCGATGGCCGTCGCCGTGAAGAAAGGTTCCTGA